A DNA window from Cutaneotrichosporon cavernicola HIS019 DNA, chromosome: 2 contains the following coding sequences:
- a CDS encoding uncharacterized protein (Velvet factor): MHSGPSLRSQPSPPPPASPSQIQRVPPPPPASAPSPPREGSSSPSETGFLPGFQPDYDRTRTTRRPSSAEAGSGPGSASAVYGSAVRPPPTEAYLILRPHRIPRSGWQGGQQLADSSGWTYELEVLQSPERGKALGVEALRRGWPPLTPPLIVQLQVRNEKGEEVETDNATLARRLVHLTMGVELVSPDGIDSRSLMRVRPPSPRGTVQPYYPTSAPPPYSVQRTLLGSSVRTPQILTREGRKGLYFIFQDLIVRPEGQYRLEGKILDPAGPPHIGTSIGVTHPLTYCRTDPFDVIIPQEFPGPVAITPLSTEFLRQGERHLGRRPRNEDGETDEAEDTVHNE; this comes from the exons ATGCACTCTGGCCCTTCCCTCCGGAGCCAGCCATCACCCCCACCGCCTGCATCACCGTCGCAGATCCAGCGAgtgccaccaccaccgcccgcctcggcaCCGTCGCCTCCACGCGAAGGAAGCTCGTCACCTTCGGAAACAGGGTTTTTACCTGGGTTTCAGCCAGACTATGACAGGACACGTACCACTCGCCGCCCCAGCTCTGCTGAGGCCGGTAGCGGGCCGGGTTCCGCATCAGCAGTATATGGAAGCGCAGTGCGACCTCCTCCTACTGAGGCCTATCTGATTCTCAGGCCCCATCGCATCCCAAGAAGTGGCTGGCAAGGCGGACAGCAACTCGCAGACTCATCTGGATG GACATATGAGCTCGAAGTGCTTCAAAGCCCCGAGCGAGGCAAAGCGCTGGGCGTCGAGGCCCTCCGGAGA GGTTGGCCTCCTCTTACCCCACCTCTCATTGTGCAACTGCAGGTTCGAAACGAAAAGGGCGAAGAGGTAGAGACAGA CAATGCCACTCTTGCACGGCGTCTGGTTCATCTGACCATGGGCGTCGAGTTAGTCTCGCCAGACGGCATTGACTCTCGCTCCCTGATGCGCGTTCGACCTCCAAGTC CTCGTGGCACCGTGCAGCCCTATTATCCCACATCTGCTCCTCCACCATACTCTGTACAACGCACACTCTTGGGCTCATCTGTTCGAACGCCTCAAATTCTCACTCGGGAAGGACGCAAAGGCCTTTACTTCATCTTCCAAGACTTG ATTGTGCGGCCTGAGGGGCAATACCGCCTGGAAGGCAAGATTTTGGATCCCGCAGG TCCGCCTCATATTGGCACGTCCATTGGAGTAACGCATCCTTTGACCTATTGCCGCACCGATCCCTTCGATGTCAT TATACCACAGGAATTCCCTGGTCCGGTTGCCATCACACCCTTATCCACAGAGTTTCTACGCCAGGGCGAGCGACACTTGGGG CGCCGCCCACGTAATGAAGATGGCGAAACAGATGAGGCAGAAGACACAGTCCATAACGAGTAA
- a CDS encoding uncharacterized protein (MaoC like domain) — protein sequence MASLDFKDLVVLITGAGGGIGAGYSHFFGARGAKVVVNDVSAQSAQKVVDEIKAAGGQAAIAVGSVTEGQKIVDQAVQAFGTVHVLINNAGILRDKSFKKMDDAQWDAVIAVHLKGAFSMTKAVWPLFRQQKFGRVVNTSSPAGIYGNMGQANYSAAKMALVAFSKSLSIEGVKYDIRANTIVPLAASAMTQTVMPPEVLKGLNPDFIAPIIGVLTARNGPDVRGRIFEVGGGFYSELRWERSKGHLFKTDDTFTPTAIRHEWKSITDFSKDVEYPGDLKAAGRSLMSVIEKQPSLKPNQQGPPPPVEFKGQTVIITGAGAGLGRAYAHLYAKLGANVVVNDVSGKNAEAVVKECQQLGAKAAAAVCSAEEGEKIVKVALDNFGGVQVLVCNAGVLRDKAFVNMTEEQWDTVMSVHLRGTFRCCKAVWPIFQEQKYGRILVTSSPNGIIGAHGQGNYASAKAGLIGFGRSLAIEGKKNNILTNILAPSAGTAMTATIWTEEMVKTFSPDFVAPVVAFLTSKDQKGTGQVIETYGGQVAALRWQRTHGAVFPNNRVPTPEQVAAKWKEITTFDENATHPRNTQESGMQIFENFSNLAPEEKDYVDPEDPEAIVKAKRAEAKGIEYEFTERDVMLYNLGIGAHANELQWTYENDADFQPLPTFGVIPQFTAGLGDYDFLPNYNPGKLLHGEQYLSIKGKVPTSGKLVNKARLFEVLDKGKAAAVTTVIESRDAKTDELIYENHSTVFIRGSGGFGGKRAAKDRGAATAPNAAPNRTPDAVVEEKTSVDQAALYRLSGDYNPLHIDPQFSIIGGFKKPILHGLCSMGFAGRHVYKTFGPYKDIKVRFAGTVIPGETLVTEMWKEGDKVIFQTKVKERDAPALSNAAVTLIDAGVPKSKM from the exons ATGGCTTCCCTCGACTTCAaggacctcgtcgtcctcatcaccgGCGCAGGCGGTGGCATTGGCGCTGG CTACTCACACTTCTTCGGTGCCCgcggcgccaaggtcgtcgtTAACGATGTCTCGGCTCAGTCGGCCCAGAAGGTCGTtgacgagatcaaggccg CCGGTGGTCAGGCTGCTATTGCCGTCGGCTCGGTTACCGAGGGCCAGAAGATTGTGGACCAGGCCGTCCAGGCTTTCGGTACCGTCCAcgtcctcatcaacaaCGCAGGTATCCTCCGTGACAAGTCGTTCAAGAAGATGGATGACGCGCAGTGGGACGCCGTCATCGCCGTCCACCTCAAGGGCGCGTTTTCGATGACCAAGGCTGTCTGGCCCCTCTTCCGCCAGCAGAAGTTTGGCCGTGTCGTTAACACTTCGTCGCCCGCCGGTATCTACGGCAACATGGGCCAGGCCAACTACTCGGCCGCCAAGAtggcgctcgtcgccttTTCCAAGTCGCTCTCAATTGAGGGTGTCAAGTACGACATCCGCGCAAACACGATTGTTCCCCTCGCCGCTTCGGCCATGACCCAGACGGTCATGCCCCCAGAGGTGCTCAAGGGCCTCAACCCTGACTTTATCGCTCCCATCATCGGCGTCCTGACCGCTCGCAACGGGCCTGATGTCCGCGGCCGCAtcttcgaggtcggcggcggcttcTACTCTGAGCTCCGCTGGGAACGTTCGAAGGGCCACCTCTTCAAGACCGACGACACCTTCACTCCCACTGCTATTCGCCACGAGTGGAAGAGCATCACCGACTTCTCCAAGGATGTCGAATACCCCGGCGACCTCAAGGCTGCCGGCCGCAGCCTCATGTCGGTTATTGAGAAGCAGCCCAGCCTCAAGCCCAACCAGCAGGGCCCGCCTCCCCCCGTCGAGTTCAAGGGCCAGACTGTCATCATCACTGGTGCCGGTGCTGGTCTCGGCCGCGCTTACGCTCACCTCTACGCCAAGCTTGGCGccaacgtcgtcgtcaacgacgTCAGCGGCAAGAACGCTGAGGCTGTCGTCAAGGAGTGCCAGCAGCTCGgtgccaaggctgccgcgGCTGTCTgctcggccgaggagggcgagaagatcGTCAAGGTCGCTCTTGACAACTTTGGTGGCGTCCAGGTCCTTGTCTGCAACGCCGGTGTCCTCCGTGACAAGGCGTTCGTCAACATGACCGAGGAGCAGTGGGACACTGTCATGTCCGTCCACCTCCGTGGCACTTTCCGCTGCTGCAAGGCTGTCTGGCCCATCTTCCAGGAGCAGAAGTACGGCCGCATTCTCgtcacctcgtcgcccaaCGGCATCATTGGCGCTCACGGCCAGGGCAACTACGCCTCGGCCAAGGCTGGCCTCATCGGTTTCGgccgctcgctcgccatcgagggcaagaagaacAACATCCTCACCAACATCCTCGCGCCCTCGGCTGGTACTGCCATGACCGCCACCATCTGGACCGAGGAGATGGTCAAGACTTTCTCGCCCGATTTCGTCGCCCCTGTCGTCGCCTTCCTTACCTCGAAGGACCAGAAGGGCACCGGCCAGGTCATCGAGACCTACGGCGGCCAGGTCGCCGCTCTCCGCTGGCAGCGCACCCACGGTGCGGTCTTCCCAAACAACCGCGTCCCCACCCCCGAACAGGTTGCCGCCAAGTGGAAGGAGATCACCACCTTTGACGAGAacgccacccacccccGCAACACCCAGGAGTCAGGCATGCAGATCTTCGAGAACttctccaacctcgccccTGAGGAGAAGGACTACGTCGACCCCGAGGACCCCGAGGCCAttgtcaaggccaagcgtgccgaggccaagggcaTTGAGTACGAGTTCACCGAGCGTGACGTTATGCTCTAcaacctcggcatcggTGCGCACGCCAATGAGCTCCAGTGGACCTACGAGAACGACGCCGACTTCCAGCCCCTCCCCACTTTCGGTGTCATCCCGCAGTTCACTgctggcctcggcgactACGACTTCCTGCCCAACTACAACCCCGGCAAGCTCCTCCACGGCGAGCAGTACCTGTCGATCAAGGGCAAGGTCCCAACCTCGGGCAAGCTTGTCAACAAGGCGCGCCTCTttgaggtcctcgacaagggcaaggcggcggccgtgACCACCGTCATCGAGTCTCGCGACGCCAAGACTGACGAGCTCATCTACGAGAACCACTCGACCGTCTTCATCCGTGGCTCCGGCGGCTtcggcggcaagcgcgcggccaaggaccGTGGCGCTGCCACCGCCCCCAACGCGGCGCCTAACCGCACGCCCGACGcggttgtcgaggagaagaccTCGGTTGACCAGGCCGCGCTCTACCGCCTCTCGGGCGACTACAACCCGCTCCACATCGACCCCCAGTTCTCCATCATTGGCGGCTTCAAGAAGCCGATCCTTCACGGCCTCTGCTCTATGGGCTTCGCCGGCCGCCACGTCTACAAGACGTTCGGTCCGTACAAGGACATCAAGGTGCGCTTCGCCGGTACCGTCATTCCTGGTGAGACTCTCGTCACCGAGATGtggaaggagggcgacaaGGTCATCTTCCAGaccaaggtcaaggagcgcgacgcgcccgCCCTCTccaacgccgccgtcacccTTATCGACGCTGGCGTGCCCAAGTCCAAGATGTAA
- a CDS encoding uncharacterized protein (Aldo/keto reductase family) yields the protein MHAMETTAIGTLTIPRIVNGLWQLADGHGSEVDTAVAASAARRYVEAGFTAFDCADHYGPAEEVVGAAGPDLVAFTKWCPEPSVSGAAACAEAVERACARMRTEAIDLLQYHVWRYDEVKYIDNLHHLALLQEAGKIKHLGLTNVDFRHLRMLHSSGFRIATNQVSVSVLDTRARRMGEWAEANGIALLAYGSLLGGFVSDKWLGKEEPQEAELSNWSLRKYKRFIDAAGGWKPFQALIESLAKIAAKHTVPLSAVATRYVLQQPGVAAVIVGSRLDASNIEANRAVFSFTLDATDLAAIAAAQDELTALPGDCGDEYRYPPFLTASGDLSHHLSEDDDVHRKEVERVIAADGRVEVSSGSPYEPIAGYCRGVRTGNTFVIAGTTTRAMPSGKGVVGGARAADQSTHALDIIGGAVRSLGASLADVTRTRVLLSSVEGWEDVVRVHGAVFGPHARPVNTTVGGITFIGAGILVEIEAEGVITSGPRVRF from the exons ATGCACGCAATGGAAACGACAGCGATAGGCACACTCACCATCCCGCGTATTGTCAACGGCCTCTGGCAGCTCGCGGACGGGCATGGTTCCGAAGTCGACACGGCAGTCGCGGCCTCCGCGGCGCGCAGATACGTCGAAGCGGGTTTTACGGCGTTTGACTGTGCTGACC ACTATGGC cccgCTGAGGAagtcgtcggcgctgcGGGACCTGACCTGGTCGCGTTCACAAAATGGTGCCCTGAGCCGAGCGTGAGCGGTGCGGCCGCGTGTGCAGAGGCTGTCGAGCGCGCATGTGCGCGCATGCGTACCGAAGCAATCGACCTCCTGCAGTACCATGTGTGGCGgtacgacgaggtcaagtACAT cgacaacctccaccacctcgccctcttgCAGGAGGCAGGCAAAATCAAACACCTGGGCCTGACGAACGTGGATTTCCGCCACCTGCGCATGCTACACAGCTCGGGATTCCGTATCGCCACCAACCAGgtgagcgtgagcgtgCTCGAcactcgcgcgcggcgcatgGGCGAGTGGGCGGAGGCGAACGGCATCGCTCTCCTAGCGTACGGATCGCTGTTAGGCGGCTTCGTCTCGGACAAGTGgctcggcaaggaggaaCCACAGGAGGCTGAGCTCTCGAACTGGAGCTTGAGGAAGTATAAGCGCTTCATCGACGCAGCTG GTGGCTGGAAACCATTCCAGGCGCTCATTGAGTCACTCGCAAAGATTGCAGCCAAGCACACCGTACCTCTCTCAGCCGTCGCGACCCGCTACGTCCTCCAGCAGCCTGGCGTGGCTGCGGTCATCGTCGGctcgcgcctcgacgcgaGCAACATTGAAGCGAACAGGGCTGTCTTCTCTTTCACTCTCGACGCGACTGACCTCGCTGCCATCGCGGCTGCACAGGATGAACTCACCGCCCTCCCAGGAGACTGTGGCGACGAGTACCGCTATCCGCCGTTTTTGACCGCGAGCGGCGATCTCAGCCACCACCTTTCCGAAGACGACGATGTACACCGCAAAGAGGTGGAACGTGTGATCGCAGCTGACGGGCGTGTAGAAGTATCCTCTGGCTCGCCATACGAGCCTATTGCC GGATACTGCCGTGGCGTGCGTACAGGCAACACCTTCGTCATAGCCGGCACCACAACACGCGCCATGCCATCAGGCAAGGGGGTCGTGGGAGGCGCAAGAGCCGCTGACCAGTCGACGCACGCGCTTGACATTattggcggcgcggtgcgCTCTCTCGGTGCGAGTCTGGCGGACGTCACTCGCACACGCGTGCTCCTCTCCTCGGtcgaggggtgggaggacgTCGTTCGCGTCCACGGAGCTGTGTTTGGACCGCATGCGCGGCCTGTCAATACTACTGTTGGGGGGATTACGTTTATTGGCGCGGGAATCCTCGTCGAGATTGAGGCAGAGGGGGTTATTACATCTGGGCCGCGCGTCCGGTTTTGA
- a CDS encoding uncharacterized protein (Belongs to the mitochondrial carrier (TC 2.A.29) family), with translation MGDSAIHAVAGAVGGAISMTLTYPLVNLSTRAAVATKHEDISLKDAIVQTVKKEGLSGLYSGLESSLFGIAITNGIYYLFYEETRSQLIKRRTVNTGEGLTTREGIIAGLIAGSITTTLTNPIWTLQAYQSTKVTTNADGKVVKPTMGSAARDIIKQSGIKGLWRGLGPALILVINPVIQYTTFERMATLLLNYRAKKSGSATVGTRSALSDWDLFMLGAISKLIATGITYPYLVVKSRLQVASHKYKSSVTAVLEILKTEGLRGVYAGLGPKLLQSALTAAFMFVAQRRLYEVVKNLIVQIQARKAVRA, from the exons ATGGGTGACTCTGCCATTCACGCTGTTGCTGgcgccgtcggcggcgccatCTCCATGACGCTCACTTACCCACTCGTCAACCTCTCCACTCGCGCGGCCGTGGCAACCAAGCACGAGGACATTAGCCTCAAGGATGCGATCGTCCAGACcgtcaagaaggagggtCTTTCGGGCCTCTACTCTGGTCTCGAGAGCTCACTGTTCGGCATCGCCATCACCAACGGCATCTACTAC CTCTTCTATGAAGAGACGCGCTCGCAGCTCATCAAGCGCCGCACGGTCAACACTGGCGAGGGTCTGACGACCCGGGAGGGTATCATTGCCGGATTGATTGCTGGCTCAATCACCACCACGCTCACCAACCCCATTTGGACGTTGCAGGCGTACCAGTCGACCAAGGTGACGACCAATgccgacggcaaggtcgtcaaACCTACGATGGGTTCGGCCGCCCGCGACATTATCAAGCAAAGCGGCATCAAGGGCCTGTGGCGTGGCCTTGGGCCGGCGCTGatcctcgtcatcaaccCGGTGATCCAG TACACGACGTTTGAGCGCATGGCGACCCTGCTGCTCAACTACCGCGCCAAGAAGTCTGGCTCGGCCACCGTCGGTACCCGCTCGGCCCTGTCCGACTGGGACCTGTTTATGCTTGGCGCCATCTCCAAGCTCATCGCGACGGGCATCACCTACCCCTACCTCGTGGTCAAGAGCCGCCTCCAGGTCGCCAGCCACAAGTACAAGAGCTCGGTGACGGCCGTCCTTGAGATCCTTAAGACTGAGGGCCTCCGCGGCGTCTACGCCGGCCTCGGTCCCAAGCTCCTCCAGAGCGCGCTCACCGCCGCGTTTATGTTCGTGGCGCAGCGTCGCCTGTACGAGGTTGTCAAGAACCTCATTGTCCAGATCCAGGCCCGCAAGGCCGTCCGGGCTTAG
- a CDS encoding uncharacterized protein (Peroxisomal biogenesis factor 11 (PEX11)): protein MNEPSWSHQLVPRRNPHAHLVHPSPVRAHSFPFATFSGAGLYASSHPSALALQAWSLSSSTTGNNSPYTSPSTTIRTSHSNSYSYTHSTAHPHSHSLSASSLHHLPSPPLSASAMPDPWTAERVSDPEDDMHPWGLNGSAAGLPPVGIPPKAQHHPQLVPHSPKMPNGRAYSPASKKPIPLEVWASVMDLCKGRDKVLKTVQYTLRTYLYILGLIAGVRPLSKFFTANQKRMKLATAGLSLTRKCLLLLNPLRPMIALVSPEPTSARAFLGHLIDLVGALSDDVFCLSKLGLVSKRKGAVADRWANRVWFYSTVTGLCSLWAKQGTRRTESEKRADDLQRQKYLCDLVFVSYDIFNVSWMKEPVQCCVGLIAAIISTSQLYNKQYVALVKR from the exons ATGAACGAACCTTCGTGGAGCCACCAGCTCGTCCCTCGCCGCAACCCGCACGCACACCTCGTGCACCCTTCGCCTGTGCGCGCGCACTCTTTCCCCTTTGCTACCTTCTCCGGCGCAGGCCTGTACGCCTCGTCACACCCCTCGGCACTCGCCCTCCAAGCCTGGTCGCTGTCCAGCTCGACCACCGGCAACAACTCACCCTACACTtcaccctccaccaccatccgAACATCCCATTCAAACTCGTACTCATACACGCACTCGACTGCCCACCCTCATTCCCActcgctctcggcctcgagcctccaccaccttccctcccctcccctaTCGGCCTCCGCCATGCCTGATCCATGGACTGCCGAGCGCGTCTCGGaccccgaggacgacatgcACCCCTGGGGTCTGAACGGgtccgccgccggcctGCCCCCCGTCGGTATCCCTCCCAAGGCCCAACATCACCCACAACTAGTACCGCACTCGCCCAAGATGCCCAACGGGCGTGCATACTCGCCTGCATCCAAAAAGCCCATCCCGCTTGAGGTCTGGGCCTCGGTCATGGATCTCTGTAAAGGCCGCGACAAGGTCCTG AAAACGGTCCAGTACACCCTCCGAACGTACCTCTACATCCTGGGCCTCATTGCGGGCGTGCGTCCGCTGTCCAAGTTCTTCACAGCAAACCAAAAACGCATGAAGCTCGCTACCGCAGGGTTGAGTTTGACGCGCAAGTGTTTGTTGCTCCTCAACCCGCTGCGACCCATGATCGCGCTCGTCTCACCAGAGCCAACAAGTGCACGAGCGTTCCTTGGACATCTCATCGACCTTGTTGGCGCCTTGTCAGACGATGTGTTCTGTCTCTCCAAGCTCGGCTTGGTGTCCAAGCGCAAAGGCGCCGTTGCCGACCGCTGGGCCAA CCGAGTATGGTTCTACTCGACCGTCACGGGGCTCTGCAGCCTGTGGGCAAAGCAGGGCACGCGCCGTACGGAGAGTGAGAAGAGggccgacgacctccaGCGCCAGAAGTATCTGTGCGATCTGGTGTTTGTGT CATATGACATCTTTAACGTATCGTGGATGAAGGAGCCAGTGCAGTGCTGTGTGGGCCTCATTGCAGCCATCATCTC cacGAGCCAGCTGTATAACAAGCAGTACGTCGCGCTAGTCAAGCGGTGA
- a CDS encoding uncharacterized protein (Tctex-1 family), whose protein sequence is MLVPTKAIRLNQAEPSLTSSPDTSPMSRPGGALSPPLRMASPRLKFNADQLRPYVRTLLAKTLANAVWDGNDKPRMSQYSKDICEKVKSRMLEIEPKGFKYIVTTTFTENLGQAGRADMACHWEDTDAACQEIFSNDGIIFVCIAYAVRVI, encoded by the exons ATGTTGGTGCCGACCAAGGCAATAAG ATTAAATCAAG CCGAACCCAG CCTTACTTCATCTCCAGACACCTCGCCTATGTCTCGGCCCGGCGGCGCTCTCTCTCCGCCGCTCCGCATGGCCTCCCCACGCCTCAA atTCAACGCCGACCAACTCCGTCCCTATGTCCGCACT CTCCTCGCTAAGACGCTGGCCAATGCTGTGTGGGACGGCAACGACAAGCCTCGCATGAGCCAGTACTCCAAGGACATTTGCGAG AAGGTCAAATCCCGCATGCTTGAGATCGAGCCCAAGGGCTTCAAGTACATC GTCACGACCACGTTCACTGAGAACCTTGGCCAGGCCGGACGTGCCGATATGGCCTGCCACTGGGAGGACACGGACGCCGCGTGCCAGGAGATCTTCTCCAAC gaTGGCATCATCTTCGTGTGCATTGCCTACGCCGTCCGCGTCATCTAG
- the SKO1 gene encoding uncharacterized protein (Aft1 HRA domain), translating to MAAVAHPPASVPTAPAASVEPPSAYIKEEPTVTSNEKAADSDKAVAGPADGKNEDGDQKRAPSSEQDGDGGAKSPNGPGADTSTRFDLEPNPFEQSFSRGSQSQDRTTPPRGGDATSIKHNALPPLSSLTSPAAADPTQFPWLAGQSLRSGPLSPAMLAGPAAQNNNQNNNQNNSQNNSNSNANQTWGPATENAATSEETFEPGNFRTGFTPGTGSGFTPGYNALLNPGFGNLLPSPNTANFLANLTSVTNENGDQQAPTDLRQPQPPSGIHQPGGPHGMSHLNPAHQSAETITPGTLNAIASDLNRQQPPPGMAPGFYPGMQPQPGMVPGIPPADYAQQNANAASQAANGLFLLSQAHQELSKREEEAKSTPPSSKRGAPSGGSAGKSAGQKRKEPAGKGNAAKKSKKSPEIELPSDDDSDSDSRKSGGEKRSRNETEEDKRKNFLERNRQAALKCRQRKKAWLNELQNKVETLTMDNERLLHNVRGLEDEVNRLTNILMSHRECGIGMPPMPQAYGRPLR from the exons ATGGCTGCCGTCGCTCATCCCCCGGCGTCCGTGCCGACAGCGCCCGCTGCCTCTG TAGAACCTCCGTCCGCTTATATCAAGGAGGAACCCACCGTCACCTCTAACGAAAAGGCGGCGGATTCCGACAAGGCGGTTGCTGGACCTGCCGACGGCAAGAACGAAGATGGAGATCAAAAGAGAGCACCGTCTTCAGAGCAggatggtgatggaggtG CCAAATCCCCGAACGGTCCTGGCGCCGACACTTCGACTCGCTTTGATCTCGAGCCTAATCCTTTCGAGCAGTCGTTCTCTCGCGGGTCCCAGTCTCAGGATCGTACCACTCCGCCGAGAGGTGGCGACGCCACCAGCATCAAACACAACGCACTCCCGCCTCTCTCGTCGCTCACGAGCCCGGCAGCGGCAGACCCTACCCAGTTCCCTTGGCTGGCGGGACAGTCTCTCCGATCTGGCCCTCTGAGCCCTGCGATGCTGGCCGGCCCAGCCGCTCAGAACAACAACCAGAACAACAACCAGAACAACTCCCAGAACAACTCCAATAGCAACGCAAACCAGACGTGGGGTCCAGCAACTGAGAACGCCGCTACCAGCGAGGAGACTTTCGAACCAGGCAACTTTAGGACCGGCTTCACGCCGGGCACTGGGTCGGGCTTCACGCCCGGATACAATGCACTGCTCAACCCGGGCTTTGGAAACCTTCTGCCCAGTCCGAACACGGCTAATTTCCTTGCCAACCTTACATCTGTCACCAACGAGAACGGTGATCAGCAAGCCCCAACCGACCTGCGTCAGCCTCAACCTCCGTCTGGCATTCACCAGCCCGGCGGCCCTCACGGCATGTCGCACCTCAATCCAGCACACCAGTCGGCGGAAACCATCACGCCTGGCACACTGAACGCCATCGCCAGCGACCTGAACCGGCAgcagcctcctccaggAATGGCGCCTGGCTTCTACCCCGGCATGCAACCGCAGCCCGGCATGGTGCCTGGCATTCCGCCCGCCGACTATGCCCAACAGAACGCCAATGCCGCCAGCCAGGCTGCCAACGGCCTTTTCCTCTTGTCGCAAGCTCATCAGGAGTTATCCaagagggaggaagaggccAAGTCGACCCCGCCATCGTCTAAACGCGGCGCACCTTCCGGTGGTAGTGCGGGCAAATCAGCAGGCCAGAAGCGGAAGGAGCCAGCAGGCAAGGGCAACGCAGCGAAGAAGAGCAAAAAGAGTCCCGAGATCGAGCTGCCTTCTGACGATGACTCGGACAGCGATTCTAGGAAGAGCGGTGGTGAGAAGAGGTCACGCAACGAGACGGAAGAGGACAAGCGCAAGAACTTCCTGGAGCGCAACCGTCAAG CGGCGCTCAAGTGTCGTCAGCGCAAGAAGGCGTGGCTCAACGAGCTCCAGAACAAGGTCGAGACGCTTACCATGGACAACGAGCGGCTACTCCACAATGTTCGAGGGCTCGAAGATGAGGTCAATCGACTCACCAACATCCTAATGTCCCATCGCGAGTGTGGCATCGGCATGCCTCCAATGCCGCAAGCGTACGGCCGCCCTCTTCGCTAG
- a CDS encoding uncharacterized protein (RF-1 domain), with protein MLALARVTVPRLPHLRHLSTSPYTLAPASDELLALKELVNDGDHALARDWLDDFVPEDVPKTSYEVSYARSSGPGGQHVNKTNSKAVVRFDVFRARGTWLPPFLVPALQQSPYYHAPSLLLSSQTSRSAPQNLAICIENLHATIVNAGRGLVRGQTSDAQRERVKELQKAEVRKRRVMKEKHKAKKASRTEKGW; from the exons ATGCTGGCTCTCGCACGCGTCACGGTCCCACGCCTCCCACACCTCCGCCACCTGTCCACCTCCCCATACACTCTGGCTCCCGCCTCAGAtgagctccttgccctcaaAGAACTGGTCAACGATGGGGaccacgccctcgcccgcgaCTGGCTCGACGATTTCGTGCCCGAAGACGTCCCAAAAACCTCATACGAAGTCTCGTATGCGCGCTCGTCAGGTCCTGGTGGCCAACACGTTAACAAGACCAACTCAAAGGCGGTTGTCCGTTTCGACGTCTTCCGTGCCCGAGGGACTTGGCTACCGCCATTCCTCGTTCCCGCGCTCCAGCAGTCG CCATACTACCACGCCCCCTCGCTGCTCCTCTCGTCCCAgacctcgcgcagcgccCCGCAAAACCTCGCAATCTGCATTGAGAACCTCCACGCGACGATCGTAAATGCCGGTCGCGGGCTCGTGCGCGGCCAGACGAGCGACGCTCAACGCGAAcgcgtcaaggagctccAGAAGGCTGAGGtgcgcaagcgccgcgtcATGAAGGAGAAACACAAGGCGAAGAAGGCCTCGCGCACAGAGAAAGGGTGGTAG